One segment of bacterium DNA contains the following:
- a CDS encoding WG repeat-containing protein — MIRVSPILLCALAIWMSVSTYAAPERSGPNADTQYVPKWGYIDRTGNVVIKSQFDDVRMFVDGLAPVAVGSSEKRKWGYVDKTGKLVIKPQYGDAAEFSEGLAAVRIGDDEMDKWVYIDKSGNIVLRPDKQFSGSFHDGLALIADNGFGSGSDCITYGASGYIDKTGKEIIKLQYGGADSFSEGLAAVWIGLYAGKWGYIDTSGKVEIDPVFGIARPFSEGLACVRLADDAETWGYIDKTGKLVIRRTETNTRFDSSCDFHDGLAIVRKDDSFRGGVGYIDRTGKIAIKQQYDDAGSFSEGLAPVEKDACWGFIDVNGDYVIKSLGFGIDAKGFSDGLAPIGIPHSVPNRAAYIDKSGKMVSKPGITKVGVASEGLAPFRTGDNETGKWGFADMEGNVIIEPQFDIVGQFSGGLAVVATGKDTSFGFGSKQTDIKSADMPKYGFIDKTGKIVVELKYQSVGSFCEGLAMVMNSDGIKMDSNGCMDWDSPKYGYVDKTGSLAIGQKFSWASDFCEGRANVSIGDDDATGYIDLNGNMVIKPKFNHVRDFSDGLAAVKSGAKWGYIDKSGKVVIKPQFDEVGDFSEGLARIRIGDNEKAKWGYVSKAGKVVVKPRFGEAGDFSEGLARVRVGPNYNDKWGYIDKTGKMTIKPQFQEVSNFFEGMAAVQSNYRYGYIDKTGKFLMKPQYNGAGDFSGGIAGVEWSSRGF, encoded by the coding sequence ATGATAAGAGTCTCGCCAATTCTGCTTTGCGCTCTGGCCATCTGGATGTCTGTTTCCACATACGCTGCGCCGGAGAGGTCCGGGCCAAATGCAGACACACAATACGTTCCAAAATGGGGTTATATTGACAGGACCGGCAATGTCGTAATCAAGTCGCAATTCGATGATGTGAGGATGTTTGTCGACGGATTGGCGCCGGTAGCGGTCGGCAGTTCGGAGAAACGCAAGTGGGGTTATGTGGACAAGACCGGCAAGCTGGTCATTAAGCCGCAGTATGGTGACGCAGCGGAGTTCTCCGAAGGACTGGCGGCAGTACGGATCGGTGATGATGAAATGGACAAATGGGTCTATATCGATAAGTCGGGCAATATTGTCCTTAGACCGGACAAGCAGTTTTCCGGCAGCTTCCATGATGGTCTAGCTCTGATTGCCGATAACGGTTTTGGAAGTGGCAGTGATTGTATAACATACGGGGCAAGCGGTTATATCGACAAGACCGGCAAAGAGATCATAAAGCTGCAGTATGGGGGAGCAGACAGTTTCAGTGAAGGGCTTGCGGCGGTCTGGATAGGTCTTTACGCAGGCAAATGGGGCTATATCGACACCAGCGGCAAAGTTGAGATAGACCCGGTGTTTGGCATTGCCCGCCCGTTCTCAGAAGGGCTGGCTTGTGTGCGGCTGGCGGATGATGCCGAGACATGGGGTTATATAGACAAGACCGGAAAGCTTGTAATCCGGCGGACGGAGACAAACACGCGATTCGACAGCAGTTGTGATTTCCATGATGGGCTTGCGATTGTGCGTAAAGATGACAGCTTCCGGGGTGGCGTAGGCTACATAGACAGGACCGGTAAGATCGCAATCAAGCAGCAGTATGATGATGCCGGCAGTTTTTCGGAGGGGTTGGCGCCCGTCGAAAAGGATGCGTGCTGGGGTTTCATAGATGTGAATGGAGACTATGTCATCAAGTCGCTTGGTTTTGGCATCGACGCAAAGGGCTTCTCGGATGGACTTGCACCAATTGGAATCCCGCATTCCGTGCCGAATCGAGCTGCGTATATCGACAAGAGCGGAAAGATGGTCTCAAAGCCGGGGATCACAAAAGTCGGCGTTGCATCCGAGGGTCTTGCGCCATTTAGAACCGGTGATAATGAGACCGGCAAATGGGGTTTTGCGGATATGGAAGGAAATGTCATCATTGAGCCCCAGTTCGATATCGTCGGACAGTTTTCCGGGGGGTTGGCAGTAGTCGCGACAGGAAAAGACACTTCATTCGGGTTCGGCTCCAAACAGACGGATATAAAGAGCGCGGACATGCCCAAATACGGCTTTATTGACAAGACAGGCAAGATAGTAGTTGAGCTGAAATACCAGAGCGTTGGCAGCTTTTGCGAAGGCCTTGCGATGGTGATGAATTCCGACGGCATAAAGATGGATAGCAACGGGTGCATGGACTGGGATAGTCCAAAGTATGGCTATGTGGACAAGACAGGCAGTCTTGCAATCGGACAGAAGTTCAGTTGGGCGTCAGACTTCTGTGAAGGTCGCGCCAATGTCAGTATTGGAGACGATGATGCAACTGGCTATATCGATTTGAATGGAAATATGGTTATCAAGCCGAAGTTTAATCATGTTAGGGACTTCTCCGATGGTCTGGCGGCAGTGAAGAGCGGAGCAAAATGGGGCTATATAGACAAGTCCGGCAAAGTCGTCATCAAACCACAATTCGATGAGGTCGGCGACTTCTCCGAAGGCCTTGCACGCATCCGTATTGGCGATAACGAGAAAGCTAAGTGGGGTTACGTATCAAAGGCCGGTAAAGTGGTGGTCAAACCGAGATTCGGTGAAGCAGGTGACTTTTCCGAGGGGCTTGCCAGGGTTAGGGTCGGTCCCAACTATAACGACAAGTGGGGCTACATCGACAAGACAGGCAAGATGACAATCAAGCCGCAGTTTCAGGAGGTCTCCAACTTTTTTGAGGGCATGGCGGCTGTTCAGTCCAACTACCGTTATGGCTACATAGACAAGACCGGCAAGTTCCTTATGAAACCACAATATAATGGTGCGGGCGACTTCTCGGGAGGCATAGCGGGTGTAGAGTGGTCGTCAAGGGGGTTTTAA
- a CDS encoding WG repeat-containing protein → MNKLRSVIGLTLFLLSCSALSASSAQVLLPVKHGDKWGYINKSGQIVIKAVYDAAGMFAEGLAPVGKGKNDAMKYGYINTSGKMIIKPQFNSTSGFREGMASVTMKEQIGFIDKTGKLVIKPQFSFADDFHEGLTPVCTGTPRTAKYGYINKTGKMVVSKKFDSAGNFSQGLAPVAVGDKWGYIDKTGKMIIDMQFDEANSFSEGLAVVSTGRVYYKSEKTGKVDESIIMQEGKCGYIDKTGKIVIEPRFGYAQPFSDGLAAVMTGEMKPGRKWTWGYIDKAGKFVIEPKFPFAESFSEGVAAVCVGDFSIPSKDINDFPKWGYIDKTGKMVITPQFLGMHQGSFSGGAAMVSMQFLFSPDSHAGPSYIDKTGKFIWKDRNTR, encoded by the coding sequence ATGAATAAACTGCGATCAGTCATTGGGTTGACACTATTCTTGCTTTCCTGCAGCGCTTTGAGCGCCTCATCCGCGCAGGTCCTGCTTCCCGTCAAACATGGCGACAAGTGGGGCTACATCAACAAGTCAGGGCAAATAGTTATAAAAGCTGTCTATGATGCGGCTGGAATGTTCGCAGAGGGGCTGGCTCCAGTGGGAAAAGGCAAGAATGACGCGATGAAATACGGCTATATAAACACCTCCGGCAAGATGATCATCAAACCACAGTTCAACAGCACGAGCGGTTTTCGTGAGGGGATGGCATCGGTGACCATGAAAGAACAGATCGGCTTCATCGATAAGACCGGCAAGCTGGTGATAAAGCCTCAATTTTCCTTTGCGGATGACTTCCATGAGGGTCTGACCCCAGTGTGCACAGGGACGCCGAGGACTGCGAAGTACGGCTACATAAACAAAACCGGGAAGATGGTCGTCAGCAAAAAGTTTGACTCAGCAGGCAATTTTTCGCAAGGCCTTGCGCCTGTAGCCGTCGGCGATAAATGGGGCTACATCGATAAAACCGGCAAAATGATTATAGATATGCAGTTTGACGAGGCAAACAGTTTCTCTGAGGGCTTGGCCGTAGTGTCGACAGGCAGGGTCTATTACAAGTCAGAGAAAACCGGCAAGGTTGATGAGAGCATAATCATGCAAGAGGGCAAGTGCGGATATATCGACAAAACCGGCAAGATTGTCATCGAACCGCGCTTCGGCTACGCCCAACCATTTTCGGATGGTCTTGCTGCTGTTATGACAGGCGAGATGAAGCCGGGGCGGAAATGGACGTGGGGATATATCGATAAGGCAGGCAAGTTTGTGATAGAGCCGAAGTTTCCTTTCGCCGAGAGTTTTTCTGAGGGAGTCGCGGCAGTGTGTGTCGGAGACTTCTCCATACCCTCCAAAGACATAAACGACTTTCCGAAATGGGGTTACATCGATAAAACCGGAAAAATGGTCATCACGCCTCAGTTTTTAGGGATGCACCAAGGCAGCTTTTCAGGAGGCGCAGCGATGGTCAGTATGCAGTTTCTTTTTTCACCTGACAGCCATGCGGGTCCAAGCTACATAGACAAGACAGGCAAGTTCATTTGGAAAGACAGGAATACGCGCTGA
- a CDS encoding aminopeptidase, translated as MIDPRMKKLADLLVGYSVKVQTGEKVLIDSYEIPSDMVCVLVDRVCQAGGLPFVDVHNARIRRALISNSTQEQMQTLGRRDLEFMKEMDCYISLRGGHNVTELSDVPDDRMKIYQEHWQKPVMDQRVDHTKWVVLRWPSSSMAQLAGMSTESFENFYFDVCTLDYAKMSKAMIPLKERMERTDRVRLIGPGDTNLEFSIKGIPAVLCDGLVNIPDGELFTAPVKDSSNGVIHFNAGTIYHGKPFDDIRLVLKDGKVVEATSSDSSALNDILDSDEGARYIGEFSLGFNPHIKHAMRDILFDEKIDGSIHFTPGRAYAEADNGNKSEIHWDMVMIQRPEYGGGEIYFDDELIRKDGRFVPDYLQGLNPENLV; from the coding sequence ATGATAGATCCGCGAATGAAAAAATTAGCCGACCTGTTGGTCGGATACTCGGTGAAGGTCCAGACGGGCGAAAAGGTCCTTATAGACTCATACGAAATTCCATCAGATATGGTCTGCGTGCTTGTAGATCGAGTATGCCAGGCTGGCGGGCTGCCTTTTGTAGACGTTCATAATGCGAGGATTCGTCGGGCGCTCATATCGAACTCGACTCAGGAACAGATGCAAACGCTTGGCAGACGTGACCTGGAGTTTATGAAGGAGATGGACTGCTATATATCTTTGCGCGGCGGCCATAATGTCACTGAGCTTTCCGATGTTCCGGATGATAGGATGAAGATCTATCAAGAGCACTGGCAGAAACCCGTGATGGACCAGAGGGTCGATCACACCAAGTGGGTAGTGCTGCGTTGGCCGTCATCGTCAATGGCGCAGCTTGCCGGTATGAGCACAGAGAGCTTCGAGAATTTCTATTTTGACGTCTGCACTCTGGACTACGCGAAAATGTCGAAGGCGATGATCCCTCTCAAAGAGCGTATGGAGCGGACGGACCGCGTGCGCCTGATCGGACCTGGCGACACAAATCTGGAGTTTTCGATAAAGGGCATTCCGGCAGTTTTGTGCGATGGTTTGGTCAACATTCCCGACGGTGAGCTTTTTACTGCTCCTGTGAAGGACAGTTCCAACGGGGTCATCCATTTCAATGCGGGCACGATATATCATGGCAAGCCGTTCGATGACATCCGGCTGGTGTTGAAGGACGGCAAAGTAGTTGAGGCGACCAGTTCAGACAGCAGTGCGCTCAATGACATACTCGATTCCGACGAGGGAGCGAGGTATATAGGCGAGTTCTCACTTGGGTTTAACCCCCACATCAAGCATGCCATGCGCGACATACTCTTCGACGAGAAGATTGACGGTTCCATCCATTTCACGCCCGGCAGAGCCTATGCCGAGGCCGATAACGGTAATAAGTCCGAGATTCACTGGGACATGGTCATGATTCAGAGACCCGAGTATGGCGGCGGCGAGATATATTTCGACGATGAACTGATCCGCAAAGACGGGCGGTTCGTGCCGGACTATCTGCAGGGCTTGAATCCCGAAAATCTTGTCTAG
- a CDS encoding NAD-binding protein, with protein sequence MKVVILGCGRVGATIAATMSREGHDVTIVDKNPDSFRRLASGFEGKKVVGNGLSEDTLRKADVEHADAFVAVTNGDNRNIMSVQLAKVRFKVPKVIARIYDPIRSYAYADLGIDTVCTTCIGSGVLHDKILGKPYESIEQYCRFGLDDKAPEVTNE encoded by the coding sequence ATGAAGGTAGTTATTTTGGGCTGTGGCAGGGTCGGCGCGACAATTGCAGCCACTATGTCCCGTGAAGGGCACGATGTAACAATCGTGGATAAAAATCCTGATTCTTTCCGCAGACTGGCGAGCGGTTTTGAAGGAAAAAAAGTAGTCGGCAACGGTCTTTCTGAAGACACTCTCAGGAAGGCGGATGTCGAACATGCTGATGCGTTTGTTGCGGTAACCAATGGTGATAACAGGAACATAATGTCGGTTCAGCTTGCTAAGGTAAGGTTCAAGGTGCCCAAGGTTATTGCCCGAATATACGATCCGATCCGGTCATACGCATATGCTGATCTGGGGATCGACACAGTTTGCACGACCTGTATAGGCTCAGGGGTTTTGCACGATAAAATCCTCGGGAAGCCATACGAAAGCATCGAGCAGTACTGTCGGTTCGGGCTTGATGACAAAGCGCCGGAGGTTACAAATGAATAG